A stretch of Gossypium hirsutum isolate 1008001.06 chromosome A06, Gossypium_hirsutum_v2.1, whole genome shotgun sequence DNA encodes these proteins:
- the LOC107891175 gene encoding uncharacterized protein yields the protein MARTALFHLLRSQSKQLISRNIHSGYRFRFATLSGTQYAKPNLNYATSIFSVQKRWASQAKTTEDDDKISIGPRKSKEDDEDEKDAGVVYYGPISSTIKKVKMLSLSTCCLSVSLGPVITFMTSPDMNVIVKGAVASSVIFFSATTTAALHWFVSPYIHKIRWQPGSDSFEVEMMSWLATYIPRTIKFADIRPAETNRPFVTFKANGNFYFVDAEHCHNKALLARLTPQKATHESALKNL from the exons ATGGCGAGAACTGCTCTCTTCCACTTGCTTCGATCCCAATCCAAGCAACTCATTTCCAGAAACATCCATTCAg GTTATCGTTTTAGGTTTGCAACACTGTCTGGCACCCAATATGCGAAGCCGAACCTCAACTATGCAACGAGCATTTTCAGTGTCCAAAAAAGATGGGCTTCTCAAGCTAAGACAACTGAGGATGACGACAAAATCAGCATCGGTCCTCGTAAAAGCAAAGAAGACGACGAAGATGAGAAGGATGCCGGGGTTGTTTACTACGGTCCGATTTCTTCTACAATCAAGAAAGTAAAGATGCTTTCACTTTCGACCTGCTGCCTCTCGGTATCGTTAGGCCCTGTCATTACATTCATGACTTCTCCTGATATGAATGTGATTGTGAAAGGTGCGGTAGCATCCTCTGTGATATTCTTTAGTGCTACAACAACTGCCGCACTTCACTGGTTCGTGAGCCCTTACATCCACAAAATCCGGTGGCAGCCTGGTTCAGACAGCTTTGAGGTGGAGATGATGTCTTGGTTAGCAACATATATTCCACGAACCATTAAGTTTGCAGACATCCGTCCAGCCGAGACCAACAGGCCATTCGTGACATTTAAGGCCAATGGGAACTTCTACTTTGTAGATGCTGAGCATTGCCATAACAAGGCTTTGTTGGCAAGACTCACACCCCAGAAAGCAACTCATGAGTCAGCTCTTAAGAACTTATGA